A single Bacillus sp. HMF5848 DNA region contains:
- a CDS encoding heavy metal translocating P-type ATPase, whose protein sequence is MMEQTNKVTFRVQGFSUASCAAQFERNVKEIPGVVDAQVNFAAAKLSVTGDVTIEQLEKAGAFENLKLRSEKQRLEENKQRFWEKHENIRVMIAIILLCIGILTDGMLQTTLFASTIIIGGYKLFFKGIKNLSRLQFDMSTLMTVAILGAAAIGEWGEGAVVVILFAISEALEAYSMDKARQSIRSLMDVAPNEAVVRRNGIETSIAVEDIEIGDIIIVKPGQKIAMDGEVVKGYSTVNQAAITGESIPVSKTVRDEVFAGTLNTEGLLEVEVTKRVEDTTISKIIHLVEEAQAERAPSQAFVDRFAKYYTPIIMLISFGLIVIPPLFFNGSWSEWIYRGLAVLVVGCPCALVVSTPVSIVTAIGNAAKHGVLIKGGIYLEEAGRLSTIAFDKTGTLTKGVPEVSDLILCNDKQKVDILRIAAALEKGSQHPLASAVLRKAELENVEFLKVALKDFMSITGKGVKASIDGVTYYIGSPSLFTTMLKVDISPDILATIQQFQKQGKTVVILGDNTTIFALFAIADEVRDSSKKVIEKLHRLGIKRTVMLTGDNKATAESIGAQLGVREIKAELMPEQKLQSIKELRLIDDKVAMVGDGVNDAPALAAATVGVAMGGAGTDTALETADIALMADDLNKLPFTISLSRKALQIIKQNIVFAIGIKLLALLLVVPGWLTLWIAIFADMGATLLVTLNGLRLLRVKDE, encoded by the coding sequence ATGATGGAACAAACAAATAAAGTTACGTTTCGAGTTCAAGGGTTTTCATGAGCAAGCTGTGCTGCTCAGTTTGAGCGGAATGTAAAGGAGATACCGGGAGTTGTCGATGCTCAAGTTAATTTTGCAGCTGCTAAATTGTCTGTTACAGGTGATGTAACAATTGAACAGTTGGAAAAAGCAGGGGCATTCGAAAACCTAAAACTCCGTAGTGAAAAACAACGTTTAGAAGAAAATAAACAACGGTTTTGGGAAAAACATGAAAACATTAGAGTAATGATCGCGATTATATTGTTGTGCATTGGAATACTAACAGATGGTATGTTACAAACTACCTTATTTGCAAGCACTATCATAATTGGTGGATACAAATTGTTTTTTAAAGGTATTAAGAATCTCTCTCGCTTACAGTTTGATATGAGTACACTTATGACAGTCGCTATACTTGGTGCTGCTGCTATTGGAGAATGGGGTGAGGGGGCTGTTGTTGTCATCCTCTTTGCTATTAGTGAAGCCCTTGAGGCATATTCTATGGATAAAGCTCGACAGTCCATTCGTTCTTTAATGGATGTTGCACCGAATGAAGCAGTTGTCCGTCGTAATGGAATAGAGACATCCATTGCTGTTGAAGATATCGAAATTGGTGACATTATTATAGTAAAGCCTGGGCAAAAAATTGCTATGGATGGAGAAGTTGTAAAGGGATATTCTACAGTCAATCAAGCAGCCATTACTGGCGAATCTATTCCGGTTTCAAAAACTGTACGTGATGAAGTGTTTGCTGGCACTTTAAATACGGAAGGGTTACTTGAAGTCGAGGTCACGAAGCGAGTCGAGGATACAACCATCTCAAAAATTATTCATTTAGTAGAAGAAGCACAGGCAGAGCGAGCGCCTTCACAAGCTTTTGTTGATCGATTCGCAAAGTATTATACACCAATTATTATGTTAATATCTTTCGGGTTAATAGTAATTCCTCCCCTATTTTTTAATGGAAGTTGGAGTGAATGGATTTATCGTGGGTTAGCTGTGCTTGTAGTAGGATGCCCATGCGCACTGGTAGTGTCAACACCAGTTTCAATCGTAACTGCAATTGGAAATGCAGCAAAACATGGAGTGTTAATTAAAGGTGGTATTTATTTAGAGGAAGCTGGAAGACTTTCTACGATCGCATTTGACAAAACAGGCACACTTACAAAAGGTGTACCAGAGGTATCTGATTTAATTCTTTGTAATGATAAACAGAAAGTTGATATTCTTCGTATAGCAGCTGCTTTGGAGAAAGGGTCACAACATCCACTTGCCTCCGCAGTTCTCAGAAAAGCAGAACTTGAAAACGTTGAGTTTTTAAAAGTTGCGTTGAAAGACTTTATGTCCATTACAGGTAAGGGTGTAAAAGCATCAATTGATGGGGTAACGTATTATATTGGAAGTCCATCATTATTTACTACAATGTTAAAGGTAGATATTTCACCTGACATTTTAGCAACGATTCAACAGTTTCAAAAGCAAGGTAAAACAGTTGTTATACTTGGTGACAATACGACAATATTTGCTTTGTTTGCAATTGCTGACGAAGTGAGAGACAGTAGTAAGAAAGTAATTGAAAAGCTACATCGTTTAGGAATAAAGCGAACTGTTATGTTAACTGGTGATAATAAAGCAACTGCAGAATCAATAGGTGCTCAACTAGGAGTCCGAGAGATAAAGGCAGAATTAATGCCAGAACAAAAGTTACAATCGATTAAAGAGCTGCGCTTAATTGATGACAAGGTTGCCATGGTAGGAGATGGTGTTAATGATGCTCCGGCGTTAGCCGCAGCCACTGTAGGGGTAGCTATGGGTGGTGCAGGGACAGATACAGCACTAGAAACGGCAGATATCGCATTAATGGCAGATGATTTAAATAAGCTTCCATTTACCATTTCTTTAAGTCGTAAAGCTTTACAAATCATTAAGCAAAATATAGTGTTTGCTATTGGAATTAAATTGCTTGCACTCTTATTAGTCGTTCCTGGTTGGTTGACTTTATGGATAGCTATCTTTGCCGATATGGGTGCGACCTTACTTGTTACATTAAATGGCCTTCGTTTGTTGCGAGTGAAAGATGAGTAA
- a CDS encoding CapA family protein: MEKWIYITIVCLLLSACSDRKEQLNVVLPENETMLTEEPESMEQIEELEPIRDKEPLTFSFAGDTMAAGKVAAILQQEGYEYPWQQAKNHLVHSDITMLNLETPVTTICEPASKKYSYQSHPDLLKGMKFAGVDIVTVANNHALDCGEVGLIETIKHLRKAGILYVGGGEDMVEAYSAREIDVRGQRVSIVGFSRVLPDVSWYAGTRKPGLSSGYQDKIVLEKIQEAAMGSDFTVVYMHWGIELADVPEDKDRQLAHQMIDAGADMIIGSHPHVLQGFEFYKGKLIAYSLGNFIFTMSHQDIARQTGVLNVKVHESGKQEVTFTPMRIQNGAVWITEEEESQAILKRLNSISISGQWNNEGVFTE; encoded by the coding sequence TTGGAAAAGTGGATATATATAACTATAGTGTGTCTTCTTTTATCTGCTTGTAGTGATAGAAAAGAGCAGCTTAATGTTGTATTACCAGAGAACGAAACCATGTTGACTGAAGAACCTGAAAGCATGGAACAAATAGAGGAATTAGAGCCAATTAGAGATAAAGAACCATTAACATTTTCCTTTGCTGGAGATACAATGGCTGCGGGAAAGGTAGCCGCCATTCTGCAACAGGAAGGATATGAGTATCCGTGGCAACAGGCAAAGAATCATCTTGTACATAGTGATATTACAATGCTGAATTTAGAGACACCTGTCACAACCATATGTGAACCCGCCTCAAAGAAGTACTCCTATCAAAGTCATCCCGATTTGTTAAAAGGAATGAAGTTTGCCGGAGTTGATATTGTTACAGTAGCAAATAATCATGCGCTTGACTGCGGAGAAGTAGGACTCATTGAGACAATAAAACACTTGAGAAAAGCAGGGATTTTATACGTAGGCGGAGGGGAGGATATGGTGGAAGCTTACAGCGCTAGGGAAATAGATGTGCGTGGACAACGCGTTTCTATTGTAGGTTTTAGTAGAGTTTTACCAGATGTATCTTGGTATGCTGGTACTCGTAAACCGGGACTTAGTAGTGGGTATCAAGATAAGATAGTATTAGAAAAAATACAAGAGGCAGCGATGGGTTCAGATTTTACAGTAGTTTATATGCATTGGGGTATTGAGTTAGCAGATGTTCCAGAGGATAAAGACCGTCAGTTAGCTCATCAAATGATTGATGCTGGTGCAGACATGATAATAGGAAGCCACCCACACGTATTACAAGGATTTGAATTTTATAAGGGAAAGCTAATTGCATACAGTTTGGGAAACTTTATTTTCACAATGAGCCATCAAGACATAGCTAGACAAACAGGTGTTTTAAACGTTAAGGTACATGAGAGTGGTAAACAAGAAGTGACATTTACTCCGATGCGTATTCAAAATGGTGCCGTATGGATTACGGAGGAAGAAGAGAGCCAAGCAATTCTGAAACGCCTTAATAGTATTTCGATATCAGGACAATGGAATAACGAAGGTGTGTTTACAGAGTAA
- a CDS encoding GDYXXLXY domain-containing protein: MRLKFIQIGYLFGVSLLLASIFYFFASNWQGFERLTKVGLSISITILFFITSLLLTKVIKTQSFLSHWSYFASVISFGLGLALIGQLYNSHADYYMLFFIWLIPSVVASVFTKYQPFYLLSYILLHIGIYFYLNPSSYHINWTETQLLIIILVIILLNSLLFIVTGQKYLKSAVIQYPSIILIHILFIALTNSDAFPTYGFWMNVGYVLFAIGGLYYYLKLKPHKPLMILFSMAGAAFVLVKGFELMSYFFGDLFLFLLLLFVIVLVFASVKLLQFFKKQQMHTVVRTVLVGTVTFVATVFATISVVGLIMTFFQDIPFWGLFIFAIFALIIPGIFGRWEATVKYTLLCTGYAIAFGSSIFEDVFIWKIIFLIVVVFGWVVIKVKGLQVIQFLLVNLVFGIILGESFDLSIELVMLILLLCNASLYVLLTTRRVSQATALTLAFCYFITLTVIPEVGYFVSLIYNISFFIIVTAFVLVARKRQWQYELIISLVFWFLFIGYKYYDLAWMLIHKSLLFFIVGILFIVVTRFFERRKKEKAEIKPGFVWPLRYLLIVLLLFQLGYMGFAAFSAEALLQNGVTIKLKLAPIDPRSLLQGDYVRLNYDISTIEDLQHIELHHNQLVEIVLQKNKVTGIYQYANVYSVNGSFNTTYTAQPDDVIITGRYDGWNNVYYGIETYFVPEGTGLDVQENANYAIVKVGENGNAILQGLTEN; this comes from the coding sequence GTGAGGCTTAAATTTATTCAGATAGGGTATTTATTTGGTGTTAGTTTATTATTAGCAAGTATTTTTTATTTTTTTGCATCAAATTGGCAAGGCTTTGAGCGTTTAACGAAAGTTGGTTTAAGTATATCCATTACGATTTTATTTTTTATAACTTCTTTGCTTTTGACAAAAGTAATAAAAACCCAAAGCTTTTTGAGTCATTGGAGTTATTTTGCATCTGTTATTTCATTCGGCCTTGGTTTAGCTCTCATTGGGCAATTATATAACTCTCATGCTGATTATTATATGCTCTTTTTCATTTGGTTGATCCCATCAGTAGTGGCAAGCGTTTTTACTAAATATCAACCATTTTACCTATTAAGCTATATATTGCTGCATATTGGAATTTATTTTTATTTAAATCCTTCGTCCTATCACATTAATTGGACAGAGACACAGTTGTTAATAATAATTTTAGTAATAATTTTATTAAACAGTCTTTTGTTTATCGTGACCGGTCAAAAGTATTTAAAATCAGCGGTTATTCAATATCCATCTATTATTTTAATCCATATTTTATTTATAGCTTTAACAAATTCGGATGCCTTTCCTACTTATGGTTTTTGGATGAATGTCGGGTATGTTTTATTTGCCATAGGAGGCTTATATTATTATTTGAAGCTAAAACCACACAAGCCGCTCATGATACTGTTTAGCATGGCGGGAGCAGCTTTTGTGCTTGTTAAAGGATTTGAATTAATGTCATATTTCTTTGGTGACTTGTTCTTGTTCTTACTTCTTCTGTTTGTTATTGTGCTTGTTTTTGCAAGTGTAAAACTTCTGCAATTTTTTAAAAAACAACAGATGCATACAGTAGTTCGAACGGTGTTAGTTGGTACAGTCACATTCGTAGCTACCGTGTTTGCCACAATATCAGTTGTCGGATTGATTATGACATTTTTTCAAGATATACCATTTTGGGGACTATTCATATTTGCTATATTCGCCTTAATTATTCCGGGGATTTTTGGGAGATGGGAAGCGACAGTCAAATATACATTACTTTGTACGGGATATGCTATAGCATTTGGTTCTTCGATATTTGAAGATGTCTTTATTTGGAAAATCATTTTTCTTATTGTTGTTGTTTTTGGATGGGTTGTTATTAAGGTTAAAGGATTACAAGTTATTCAGTTTCTACTCGTTAATCTTGTTTTTGGAATTATACTAGGCGAGTCATTTGATTTATCTATTGAACTTGTAATGCTCATATTATTACTTTGTAATGCTAGTCTGTATGTGTTACTTACAACAAGGAGAGTGTCTCAGGCAACAGCTTTAACACTTGCTTTTTGTTATTTTATAACGCTAACTGTAATTCCTGAAGTGGGATATTTCGTTAGCCTCATTTACAATATCAGCTTTTTTATTATAGTTACAGCTTTTGTTCTTGTTGCTAGGAAGCGCCAATGGCAATATGAACTTATTATAAGCCTAGTGTTTTGGTTTTTGTTTATCGGATATAAGTATTATGACTTAGCATGGATGTTAATTCACAAGTCACTGTTATTTTTCATTGTGGGAATATTATTTATAGTTGTTACGCGCTTTTTTGAAAGACGGAAAAAAGAGAAAGCTGAAATAAAGCCAGGTTTTGTATGGCCATTGCGTTATTTATTAATAGTCTTACTTCTTTTCCAATTGGGATATATGGGCTTTGCGGCATTTAGTGCGGAAGCTTTATTACAAAATGGTGTGACGATCAAACTAAAATTGGCCCCCATTGATCCTCGCTCTTTGCTGCAGGGGGATTATGTGCGGTTAAACTATGACATTTCTACTATTGAAGATTTACAACATATAGAGCTACATCATAACCAGTTGGTAGAAATCGTACTTCAAAAAAATAAGGTTACTGGTATTTATCAATATGCGAATGTTTATAGTGTTAATGGAAGTTTTAATACTACCTATACTGCTCAGCCAGATGATGTTATCATAACAGGTCGCTATGATGGGTGGAATAATGTCTATTATGGGATTGAAACATACTTTGTACCAGAAGGTACTGGTTTAGATGTTCAGGAAAATGCAAATTATGCTATTGTAAAAGTTGGGGAAAATGGAAATGCGATATTACAAGGTTTAACTGAGAATTAA
- a CDS encoding carbohydrate ABC transporter permease produces the protein MRTKPYIPYVFIAPAVILFSVFMVYPIIYSFILSFQTSDGGEFVWNGVKNYQRLFSDEIFIKALGNTFTLLIIQVPIMLSLAIIVATLLNSAILKMRGLFRVSFFLPAVTSLVAYSIIFSIMLMDDGLVNHVVSLFGLEKIPWLSHPIWAKVALIMAMTWRWVGYNMVIYLAAMQNIPHELYEAASIDGANRVRQFISITIPQLKPVILFTAILSTIGTLQLFDEPFTLTKGGPSDATLTIGMYLYQTGFRYFDFGYASTIAYVIVVLIGILTFLQFKVTGDQS, from the coding sequence ATGAGAACGAAGCCATATATTCCATATGTTTTTATTGCTCCTGCAGTTATACTATTCTCCGTGTTTATGGTTTATCCAATCATATATTCATTTATTTTGAGTTTTCAAACGAGTGATGGTGGGGAATTTGTTTGGAATGGAGTCAAAAACTATCAACGACTATTTTCTGATGAAATTTTTATTAAAGCATTGGGTAATACGTTTACTTTACTAATTATTCAAGTACCAATCATGTTATCTTTAGCAATCATAGTTGCTACATTATTAAATTCAGCAATTTTAAAAATGAGAGGATTATTTAGGGTTTCTTTCTTCTTACCAGCCGTTACATCATTAGTTGCGTACTCCATTATTTTTTCCATTATGCTAATGGACGATGGGCTAGTAAATCATGTGGTTTCTCTATTTGGATTAGAGAAAATACCATGGCTATCACATCCCATTTGGGCTAAGGTAGCTTTAATTATGGCAATGACTTGGCGGTGGGTGGGGTATAACATGGTCATTTATTTGGCAGCTATGCAGAACATACCACATGAACTGTATGAGGCTGCTAGTATCGATGGAGCAAATAGAGTAAGACAATTTATCTCAATAACAATTCCACAGCTTAAGCCGGTTATTTTGTTTACGGCCATTTTATCAACGATTGGTACTCTTCAATTATTTGATGAACCTTTTACGTTAACAAAAGGTGGCCCAAGCGATGCAACTTTAACAATAGGAATGTACTTATATCAAACAGGTTTCCGTTATTTTGACTTTGGATATGCATCGACAATCGCCTATGTCATTGTTGTTTTAATTGGTATTTTAACTTTCTTACAATTTAAAGTAACGGGTGATCAATCATGA
- a CDS encoding LLM class flavin-dependent oxidoreductase has protein sequence MSLTLSVLDQSPIAEGSSPEDALKETIELAQRVEALGYHRFWVSEHHDTNSLAGSSPEILVAYLAAKTTSIRLGSGGVMLPHYSAYKVAENFKVLEALAPNRIDLGIGRAPGGMPRATIALHDGKTRDIKRYPKQVEELLQYLYDSIPENDPLYGLKATPLITTTPDVWLLGSSESTASLAASKGLPYSFAQFINGENGPNYMQLYRDNFTPSQYLTKPKSMISVFVICATTDKKAEEIASSLDLALVMLEQGMPMNGFPNPTKASQYPFASFEKKRVLENRKRLVVGSPAKVKDTLLQLSEVYAVDEIMVVTTTFDYQDKLSSFELLAKTML, from the coding sequence ATGTCCCTTACATTAAGTGTATTAGATCAATCCCCTATTGCTGAAGGTTCTTCTCCTGAAGATGCTTTAAAAGAAACCATTGAGCTCGCTCAGAGAGTAGAAGCACTAGGGTATCATCGTTTTTGGGTGTCAGAGCATCATGACACAAACAGTCTAGCTGGTTCATCACCAGAAATATTAGTTGCGTATCTAGCTGCTAAAACTACATCCATTCGACTTGGCTCTGGAGGAGTGATGCTACCACATTATAGTGCATACAAAGTGGCGGAGAATTTCAAGGTTCTTGAAGCTTTAGCACCAAATCGAATTGACTTAGGAATTGGTCGCGCCCCAGGTGGGATGCCAAGAGCAACAATTGCTTTACATGATGGGAAAACTCGCGATATTAAACGATATCCGAAGCAAGTTGAAGAATTATTACAGTATTTATATGATTCCATACCAGAAAACGATCCGTTATACGGCTTAAAGGCTACGCCACTTATAACAACAACTCCCGATGTATGGCTGCTTGGTTCCAGTGAATCTACCGCCTCATTAGCAGCATCAAAGGGATTGCCCTACTCATTCGCACAATTTATAAATGGTGAAAATGGACCAAACTATATGCAATTGTATCGTGATAATTTTACACCTTCACAATATTTAACAAAGCCAAAAAGTATGATATCTGTGTTTGTAATTTGTGCCACAACAGATAAAAAAGCTGAAGAGATTGCAAGTAGTCTAGACTTAGCACTTGTAATGCTAGAGCAAGGCATGCCTATGAATGGTTTTCCTAATCCAACAAAAGCATCACAATATCCTTTTGCATCTTTTGAAAAAAAACGGGTACTTGAGAATAGAAAACGCCTCGTTGTAGGATCTCCAGCAAAGGTGAAAGACACATTACTTCAACTAAGTGAAGTGTATGCAGTTGATGAAATTATGGTGGTTACAACTACCTTTGATTATCAAGATAAACTATCTTCCTTCGAACTATTAGCAAAAACAATGCTTTAA
- a CDS encoding metalloregulator ArsR/SmtB family transcription factor → MSTYSSDSCEIYCYDEVKVKHVQHILEQEDALGIAKIFKVLADENRTKIVIALSYTEELCVCDIANIIGTSVATASHHLRTLKSYGLAKYRKDGKLAFYSLDDDHVKQLIDVVSTHRRELIDDGTNK, encoded by the coding sequence ATGAGTACGTATTCTTCAGACAGCTGTGAAATTTATTGCTATGACGAAGTAAAAGTAAAACATGTTCAGCACATACTAGAACAAGAAGATGCGCTTGGTATTGCTAAGATATTCAAAGTATTAGCAGATGAAAATCGCACTAAAATTGTTATAGCTCTTAGTTATACTGAGGAGCTATGTGTATGCGACATAGCTAACATTATTGGAACATCTGTAGCAACTGCTTCGCATCATCTTCGGACTCTTAAAAGTTATGGGCTAGCGAAGTATAGAAAGGATGGAAAACTGGCCTTTTACTCTTTAGACGATGACCATGTCAAACAACTCATTGACGTAGTCTCGACGCATCGAAGGGAGTTGATTGATGATGGAACAAACAAATAA
- a CDS encoding ABC transporter substrate-binding protein: MRKLWLYLLAVVAMVAVLGACSNNESSSKDSDEPVTLTAWAWNVNVGALNEAAEKFKEENPNVELKVEDIGRLDVYDKLSTGLAAGGVGLPDIVLVEDDRIHGYVEAFPKGFLNLSDMGFDKHDGVFPSFKKDLTSVDGKFFAMPFDAGPTGVFYRRDLFEQAGVNPDSIETWDDYLEAGKKIKAATGVYMAPMDMFKDDATFRMMLNQLGIFYFDQDGNIDFNNPKAIQAMETIKKFHEADLIKNTDGWNGVVSATVDGSVATIPFGAWYYGTIIDQAKDSNGNWGVFLLPAFEKGGNRAANLGGSSWMIPASTKNKDEAYAFLEYFSTTTDIQLMAMEKYGLFPSLNTAYDSDVFKGDVEFFGGQKIWQLFADEMKDIPTATFTNDYAIGLDEAVKAQADIFNGKDPKSALSEAAERLSDRTERKVNSY, translated from the coding sequence ATGAGGAAGTTGTGGCTTTATTTGTTAGCGGTTGTGGCAATGGTCGCGGTATTAGGTGCTTGTAGTAACAATGAATCTAGCTCAAAGGATAGTGATGAACCAGTTACACTTACAGCATGGGCTTGGAACGTAAATGTTGGTGCCCTAAATGAAGCAGCAGAGAAATTTAAAGAAGAAAATCCGAATGTCGAATTGAAAGTGGAGGATATCGGTCGTCTTGATGTATATGACAAGCTATCTACTGGTCTAGCAGCAGGTGGCGTTGGCTTACCTGATATTGTTTTAGTAGAAGATGATCGTATTCACGGATATGTAGAAGCATTTCCAAAGGGGTTTTTAAATTTATCTGACATGGGCTTTGATAAGCATGATGGTGTGTTTCCATCATTTAAGAAAGATTTAACTTCAGTAGACGGTAAGTTTTTTGCTATGCCGTTTGATGCAGGTCCAACAGGTGTATTCTATCGCCGCGATTTATTTGAACAAGCTGGTGTAAATCCAGATTCAATCGAAACGTGGGATGATTACTTAGAAGCAGGTAAAAAAATCAAAGCTGCAACTGGTGTGTACATGGCACCTATGGATATGTTTAAAGATGATGCAACTTTCCGTATGATGCTTAACCAATTAGGTATATTCTATTTTGATCAAGATGGAAACATTGATTTTAACAATCCAAAAGCAATACAAGCAATGGAAACGATCAAAAAGTTCCACGAAGCAGATTTAATTAAAAATACAGATGGTTGGAATGGTGTAGTTTCAGCTACTGTAGATGGATCTGTTGCGACAATTCCATTTGGTGCTTGGTATTATGGCACGATTATTGACCAAGCAAAAGATTCAAACGGAAATTGGGGTGTATTTTTATTACCAGCGTTTGAAAAGGGTGGTAATCGTGCAGCTAACTTAGGTGGTAGTAGCTGGATGATTCCTGCATCAACTAAAAATAAAGATGAAGCGTATGCATTCTTAGAGTATTTCTCTACTACAACAGATATCCAGTTGATGGCTATGGAGAAATACGGGTTATTCCCATCTTTAAACACAGCATATGATTCCGATGTATTTAAAGGGGACGTCGAGTTCTTTGGCGGTCAAAAGATATGGCAACTATTTGCAGATGAAATGAAGGATATTCCTACAGCAACGTTCACAAACGACTATGCTATTGGGTTGGATGAGGCAGTCAAAGCGCAAGCAGACATTTTTAATGGTAAAGATCCTAAATCAGCCTTATCAGAAGCAGCGGAAAGATTGAGTGATCGTACAGAACGGAAAGTAAACTCTTATTAA
- a CDS encoding DUF4349 domain-containing protein: protein MLKRICLAFFVFGLLAGCSSGSDSSSYEKGENSESYDQAAVDVTMETANNSKSVSGQQQDNSDAIQSRMIIYNAELQLEVENFLDIKQSLENLVAQLGGYVVQSNVYADGEDYLEGTLRVRIPQPKFQEFINKAEQLSVKVHRHTVTGEDVTEEFVDLESRLNSMQVVEERLLSFLRDAEKTEDLLKISNDLARVQQDIEQIKGRMKYLQNQTSFSTVTISMFEHKVVVPNIEKNEFNTWEKTKKQFYNSINGLLSFFSAVVVFLLGNSPVIVLLVIILATLYYILRRTKKKPKQDNN from the coding sequence ATGCTAAAAAGAATATGTCTTGCTTTTTTCGTGTTTGGGCTTTTAGCAGGTTGTAGCAGTGGTTCTGATAGCAGTAGTTATGAAAAAGGTGAGAACTCCGAGTCATATGACCAAGCGGCTGTAGATGTAACGATGGAAACTGCTAATAATAGTAAGAGCGTCTCCGGTCAACAACAAGATAACAGTGATGCTATTCAATCACGTATGATTATTTATAATGCAGAGCTCCAACTTGAAGTTGAAAATTTTCTAGACATTAAACAATCACTTGAAAATCTTGTGGCCCAATTAGGAGGTTACGTTGTCCAGTCAAATGTATATGCAGATGGTGAGGACTACTTAGAAGGAACACTTCGTGTTAGAATACCTCAACCTAAGTTCCAAGAATTTATTAACAAAGCTGAACAACTAAGTGTGAAAGTTCATCGACATACTGTAACTGGCGAAGATGTAACAGAGGAATTTGTTGATTTGGAGTCACGACTCAATTCTATGCAGGTTGTTGAAGAGCGTTTGTTATCTTTTCTTCGAGACGCTGAAAAAACAGAGGATTTACTTAAAATATCAAACGATTTAGCCCGCGTACAGCAAGACATTGAGCAAATAAAAGGCCGTATGAAGTACCTACAAAACCAAACAAGCTTTTCAACAGTGACTATTAGTATGTTTGAACATAAGGTTGTTGTACCAAATATTGAAAAGAACGAATTTAACACATGGGAGAAAACAAAAAAGCAATTTTATAATAGCATTAACGGCCTGTTATCCTTCTTTTCTGCTGTCGTTGTTTTTCTATTAGGAAACTCACCCGTTATTGTTTTACTTGTAATAATACTCGCAACACTTTACTATATTTTACGAAGAACTAAGAAAAAGCCAAAACAAGATAATAACTAA
- a CDS encoding carbohydrate ABC transporter permease — MKNPLKKIGLYSILTIGGIISLFPFYWAMIGATNESGKMFQQPPTLIPGTQLITNITNLNESIGIWRVMFNSLFVACIYTFLSLLICTMAAYAFAKFRFRGRQTIFTIFLLSMMVPYHATLIPLFKMMATLGWLNTYAALILPNLAYPFAIFLMRQNLLAFPDSLIEAGRIDGAGEWRIFFTVVLPSMKPALAATAIFLFMFQWNSFLWPLVATSTTDMYTFPVALSSLFGLSRIDYGQVMSGVTLATLPIIIFFLTLQRHFISGMLGSAVK; from the coding sequence ATGAAAAATCCACTTAAAAAGATTGGTTTATATAGTATCTTAACAATTGGAGGCATCATTTCTCTATTCCCTTTCTATTGGGCGATGATTGGAGCAACAAATGAAAGTGGAAAGATGTTTCAACAACCACCTACTCTTATTCCAGGAACTCAATTAATCACAAACATTACTAATTTGAATGAATCAATTGGAATTTGGCGTGTCATGTTCAATTCATTATTTGTTGCTTGTATCTATACTTTTTTAAGTTTGCTTATTTGTACAATGGCAGCTTATGCGTTTGCAAAATTTAGATTTAGAGGGCGCCAAACTATTTTTACTATCTTTTTACTCTCCATGATGGTTCCTTATCATGCTACGCTCATTCCGTTGTTTAAAATGATGGCGACACTCGGCTGGCTAAACACTTATGCAGCACTGATTTTGCCAAATTTAGCATATCCCTTTGCTATTTTTCTTATGAGACAAAATTTATTGGCGTTTCCGGATTCGTTAATTGAAGCCGGTAGAATAGACGGTGCTGGCGAGTGGCGTATCTTCTTTACAGTTGTTTTACCATCTATGAAGCCAGCATTAGCCGCAACCGCTATTTTTCTATTTATGTTTCAATGGAACAGCTTTTTATGGCCATTAGTAGCAACATCTACTACCGATATGTATACGTTCCCTGTTGCTTTATCTAGTTTGTTCGGTTTATCCCGCATAGACTATGGGCAAGTAATGTCAGGTGTTACGTTAGCAACATTACCGATTATTATATTCTTCCTTACATTACAAAGACACTTTATTTCCGGTATGTTAGGTAGTGCTGTAAAATAA